One Bosea sp. 685 DNA segment encodes these proteins:
- a CDS encoding diaminopropionate ammonia-lyase, with the protein MFLLNQHADYRSGLAPVDAETLGGAGADAIGRHLAERSDQAVTPLHALPGLAVELGIAALHVKDEGHRLGLGSFKALGGGYAVIRLVLEAAEMRLGRSLGDAAFREPEIRAVAAEMTFACATDGNHGRSVAQGAQLAGAKAVIVVHAGVSEERIAAIARFGAQILRVAGTYDDSVVEAARIAGEKGWIVVSDTSWDGYERIPGLVMQGYTALVREALQQLPSRPTHVFVQAGVGGIAAAVAAHLALVLGEARPVFTVVDPARAACIVETARAGRPVKVAHGESTVMAMLECYEPSPIAWRVLSRVADGFMTVADADAVTAMNRLARPKAGDPAIVAGESGCAGLAGLMRAAADPAIRQALGLDTASCVLVINTEGATDPERYAKLVGLTPAEVAGRAA; encoded by the coding sequence ATGTTCCTGCTCAACCAGCATGCCGATTACCGCAGCGGGCTTGCTCCCGTCGATGCCGAGACGCTCGGCGGCGCGGGAGCCGACGCGATCGGGCGCCATCTCGCCGAGCGCAGCGACCAGGCGGTGACGCCGCTCCATGCTTTGCCGGGGCTGGCAGTCGAGTTGGGCATCGCGGCCTTGCATGTGAAGGATGAAGGCCATCGTCTGGGGCTCGGCAGCTTCAAGGCGCTGGGCGGGGGCTATGCGGTTATCAGGCTGGTGCTGGAGGCCGCCGAAATGCGGCTCGGCCGGAGCCTGGGCGACGCTGCATTCCGGGAGCCCGAGATTCGCGCTGTCGCCGCGGAGATGACCTTCGCCTGCGCCACTGACGGCAATCATGGCCGCTCGGTCGCGCAGGGTGCGCAGCTCGCCGGGGCGAAGGCGGTGATCGTCGTCCACGCCGGCGTCAGCGAGGAGCGGATCGCGGCGATCGCCCGCTTCGGCGCGCAGATCCTGCGCGTCGCCGGAACCTATGACGATTCCGTCGTCGAGGCCGCCCGCATCGCCGGCGAGAAGGGCTGGATTGTCGTCTCCGACACCTCCTGGGACGGTTATGAGCGCATCCCCGGCCTTGTCATGCAGGGCTACACCGCGCTCGTGCGCGAGGCCTTGCAGCAGCTTCCCTCCAGGCCAACGCATGTCTTCGTCCAGGCCGGTGTGGGCGGAATCGCGGCGGCGGTGGCCGCGCATCTGGCGCTCGTGCTGGGCGAGGCGCGGCCGGTCTTCACAGTGGTCGACCCCGCCCGCGCGGCCTGCATCGTCGAGACCGCCAGGGCGGGCAGGCCGGTCAAGGTGGCCCATGGCGAGTCCACGGTCATGGCGATGCTGGAGTGCTACGAGCCGTCCCCCATCGCCTGGCGCGTGCTGTCGCGGGTCGCGGACGGCTTCATGACGGTCGCGGATGCGGATGCTGTCACGGCAATGAACCGCCTGGCCCGCCCCAAAGCGGGAGATCCTGCGATCGTTGCTGGCGAGAGCGGTTGCGCGGGCCTGGCCGGGCTGATGCGCGCGGCGGCGGACCCGGCCATCCGGCAGGCGCTTGGTCTCGACACCGCGTCGTGCGTGCTGGTGATCAATACCGAGGGCGCAACCGATCCCGAGCGCTACGCGAAACTCGTCGGGCTGACGCCGGCTGAGGTCGCGGGCAGGGCGGCGTGA
- a CDS encoding glutathione S-transferase — MTLLYQSHSPYARKVLVSAHELGLADSIEVVPHETSPTNRNDAVFAANPLGKVPVLLTPDAGALFDSVVICDYLDRLAGTGRLIPHEGPARYEALRLQALAQGLCDAGIALRWETVRRPEALRYPPLAHGQAMKLLEAYEHLETQVEFGARVNIGQIALATALAWLEFRDLPGFRKCAPRLTAWYDDFCQRSSMRATPYDGETQDGGPQ, encoded by the coding sequence TTGACGCTGCTTTACCAGAGCCATTCCCCCTATGCCCGCAAGGTGCTGGTCAGCGCCCATGAGCTCGGGCTCGCCGACAGCATCGAAGTCGTCCCCCACGAGACCAGCCCGACCAACCGCAACGACGCCGTCTTCGCGGCCAATCCACTTGGGAAAGTGCCGGTGCTGCTGACGCCGGATGCCGGCGCGCTCTTCGATTCGGTCGTCATCTGCGACTATCTCGACCGGCTCGCCGGCACAGGCCGGCTGATCCCGCACGAGGGGCCGGCGCGCTATGAGGCGCTGCGTTTGCAGGCCTTGGCTCAGGGCCTGTGCGATGCCGGCATCGCGCTGCGCTGGGAGACGGTGCGGCGTCCGGAAGCCTTGCGCTATCCGCCCTTGGCACATGGACAGGCGATGAAGCTGCTCGAAGCCTATGAGCATCTGGAAACGCAAGTCGAGTTCGGGGCGCGGGTTAATATCGGCCAGATCGCACTGGCAACGGCGCTGGCCTGGCTCGAATTCCGCGACCTGCCCGGGTTCCGCAAATGCGCGCCGCGGCTCACCGCCTGGTATGACGATTTCTGCCAGCGGTCCTCGATGCGCGCCACACCCTATGACGGCGAAACGCAGGATGGAGGACCGCAATGA
- a CDS encoding M20 aminoacylase family protein, with translation MTTFDHDALVAEMTAWRRDLHAHPEHGFEENRTAAFVAAKLREFGLSEVAEGVGGTGVVGTLTCGTGNRAIALRADMDALRITEQGDHAHRSRTPGVMHACGHDGHTAMLLGAAKMLAEQGGFDGTVRFIFQPAEEWGRGALAMLADGLLERYPFEEIFGLHNMPGLAVGQFQTKAGPIMSAEDNFEIVLKGVGGHAARPQIGNEVLVAACALVTNLQTIVSRRLSPTDIGVVSVTELLTDGTRNALPGLARILGDARSFAPEISARIEEQMGIIAQGTALSYNVTAEMTYTREFVPLLNDEALVEEAFTAAREVFGNAAVTTAREPMTGSEDFARFLEHVPGCFAFVGNGEASSPLHNPTYDFNDEGLIFGARFHAAIARQRLPAA, from the coding sequence ATGACGACGTTCGATCATGACGCGCTGGTGGCCGAGATGACCGCCTGGCGGCGCGATCTCCACGCCCATCCCGAGCACGGCTTCGAGGAGAACCGTACAGCCGCCTTCGTCGCGGCCAAGCTGCGCGAGTTCGGCCTGAGCGAGGTCGCGGAAGGCGTCGGCGGTACCGGCGTCGTCGGCACGCTGACATGCGGGACGGGTAACCGGGCAATCGCGCTGCGGGCCGATATGGACGCGCTGCGCATCACCGAGCAGGGCGATCATGCCCATCGCTCCCGGACGCCGGGCGTCATGCATGCCTGCGGGCATGACGGGCACACCGCGATGCTGCTCGGCGCCGCAAAAATGCTGGCGGAGCAGGGTGGTTTCGACGGCACGGTGCGCTTCATCTTCCAGCCGGCGGAGGAATGGGGCAGGGGCGCGCTCGCCATGCTCGCCGACGGGCTGCTGGAGCGCTATCCCTTCGAGGAGATATTCGGGCTGCACAACATGCCCGGGCTTGCCGTCGGGCAGTTCCAGACCAAGGCGGGGCCGATCATGTCGGCCGAGGACAATTTCGAGATCGTGCTCAAGGGCGTCGGCGGCCATGCGGCACGTCCGCAGATCGGCAATGAGGTGCTCGTCGCCGCCTGCGCGCTCGTCACCAATCTCCAGACCATCGTCTCGCGCCGCCTGAGCCCGACCGATATTGGTGTCGTCTCCGTCACTGAATTGCTGACCGACGGCACCCGCAATGCGCTGCCGGGCCTCGCCCGCATCCTTGGCGATGCGCGCAGCTTCGCGCCGGAGATCAGCGCCAGGATCGAAGAGCAGATGGGCATCATCGCCCAGGGCACCGCGCTGTCCTACAACGTCACAGCCGAGATGACGTATACGCGCGAATTCGTGCCGCTGCTGAACGACGAGGCCCTGGTCGAGGAGGCCTTCACCGCTGCGCGTGAGGTCTTCGGCAATGCGGCGGTGACGACGGCGCGCGAGCCGATGACCGGCTCGGAGGATTTCGCCCGCTTCCTGGAGCATGTGCCGGGCTGCTTCGCCTTCGTCGGCAATGGCGAGGCGTCCTCCCCGCTGCACAACCCGACCTACGACTTCAACGATGAGGGCCTGATCTTCGGCGCGCGCTTTCATGCCGCGATCGCGCGTCAGCGCCTGCCCGCCGCATAG